One stretch of Rhinatrema bivittatum chromosome 8, aRhiBiv1.1, whole genome shotgun sequence DNA includes these proteins:
- the YTHDF1 gene encoding YTH domain-containing family protein 1 isoform X3, with the protein MSATSVDPQRPKGQDNKVQNGSLHQKDAVHDNDFEPYLSGQSNQSNSYPSMTDPYLSSYYPPSIGFPYSLSEAPWSTGGDPPIPYLTTYGQLSNGDHHFVHDAVFGQPGGLGNNIYQHRFNFFPENPAFSAWGTSGSQGQQTQSSAYGGSYSYPPSSLGGTIVDGQTGFHNDTLNKAPGMNSIEQGMVGLKIGGDVTTSAVKTVGSVVNSAGMAAALSGNGGPSISMPTSKPTSWAAIASKPAKPQPKMKTKPIPVIGGALPPPPIKHNMDIGTWDNKGPVAKPPAPQQVTSPQSVPPPQPQQIVQPIPAQPPSLSQPQYQNVQQPPQNRWVAPRNRNAAFGQSGGAGNDSSLAGSAQPSSIPGGESHPVLEKLKAAHSYNPKDFDWNLKNGRVFIIKSYSEDDIHRSIKYSIWCSTEHGNKRLDSAFRSMSSKGPVYLLFSVNGSGHFCGVAEMKSPVDYGTSAGVWSQDKWKGKFDVKWLFVKDVPNNQLRHIRLENNDNKPVTNSRDTQEVPLEKAKQVLKIIATYKHTTSIFDDFSHYEKRQEEEEVVRKVNIQLSNQLEINCHFGFKG; encoded by the coding sequence AGTAATAGCTATCCTTCAATGACTGATCCCTACTTGTCCAGCTATTACCCACCATCCATTGGATTTCCCTATTCCCTGAGTGAAGCACCGTGGTCAACTGGTGGCGATCCTCCCATCCCTTACCTCACCACCTATGGACAGCTCAGTAATGGTGATCATCATTTTGTGCATGATGCTGTCTTTGGACAGCCTGGGGGCCTGGGAAACAACATCTACCAACATAGGTTTAATTTCTTCCCTGAAAACCCAGCCTTTTCTGCCTGGGGCACCAGTGGCTCCCAAGGACAGCAGACGCAAAGTTCAGCTTATGGGGGCAGTTACAGCTATCCTCCTAGTTCATTGGGTGGGACCATTGTCGATGGACAGACTGGTTTTCACAATGATACATTAAATAAGGCCCCAGGAATGAACAGCATTGAGCAGGGTATGGTTGGACTTaagatcggtggagatgtgacaACATCAGCAGTGAAGACTGTGGGATCTGTTGTGAACAGTGCTGGAATGGCTGCTGCGTTATCTGGCAATGGTGGACCAAGCATAAGCATGCCAACATCTAAACCCACCTCTTGGGCTGCTATCGCCAGCAAACCAGCAAAGCCACAacctaaaatgaaaacaaaacccaTACCTGTTATTGGAGGAGCCTTACCACCGCCTCCAATAAAACACAATATGGATATAGGTACTTGGGACAACAAGGGACCTGTAGCTAAGCCACCTGCTCCCCAGCAGGTGACATCACCACAGTCTGTCCCTCCACCACAGCCGCAACAGATTGTACAGCCCATCCCAGCTCAACCACCTTCACTCTCCCAACCACAATATCAGAATGTACAGCAGCCTCCCCAGAATCGTTGGGTGGCACCTCGCAACCGCAATGCTGCCTTCGGCCAAAGTGGAGGAGCAGGGAATGACAGCAGCTTGGCAGGCAGTGCCCAGCCCAGCTCTATCCCAGGTGGCGAGTCTCACCCTGTTCTGGAAAAGTTGAAAGCTGCTCACAGCTACAACCCCAAGGACTTTGACTGGAACCTAAAAAATGGCCGTGTGTTCATTATCAAAAGTTACTCAGAGGACGATATCCATCGCTCTATCAAATATTCCATTTGGTGTAGTACAGAGCATGGCAACAAACGCTTGGACAGTGCTTTTCGATCTATGAGTAGCAAGGGCCCTGTCTACTTGCTCTTCAGCGTCAATGGGAGTGGACACTTTTGTGGCGTGGCAGAGATGAAGTCTCCTGTGGACTATGGCACCAGTGCTGGTGTTTGGTCTCAGGACAAGTGGAAGGGAAAGTTTGACGTGAAATGGCTGTTTGTCAAGGACGTACCCAATAATCAGCTGCGGCACATCCGACTGGAGAACAATGACAACAAACCGGTTACAAACTCCCGTGACACACAGGAGGTGCccttagaaaaagcaaaacaagtgCTTAAAATTATTGCAACTTACAAGCACACAACCTCCATCTTTGATGACTTTTCCCATTACGAAAAGCgccaagaggaggaggaagttgtGCGCAAGGTAAACATACAACTTTCTAACCAGCTAGAAATAAATTGTCATTTTGGGTTTAAAGGGTGA
- the YTHDF1 gene encoding YTH domain-containing family protein 1 isoform X2, translating to MSATSVDPQGWDVKLQRPKGQDNKVQNGSLHQKDAVHDNDFEPYLSGQSNQSNSYPSMTDPYLSSYYPPSIGFPYSLSEAPWSTGGDPPIPYLTTYGQLSNGDHHFVHDAVFGQPGGLGNNIYQHRFNFFPENPAFSAWGTSGSQGQQTQSSAYGGSYSYPPSSLGGTIVDGQTGFHNDTLNKAPGMNSIEQGMVGLKIGGDVTTSAVKTVGSVVNSAGMAAALSGNGGPSISMPTSKPTSWAAIASKPAKPQPKMKTKPIPVIGGALPPPPIKHNMDIGTWDNKGPVAKPPAPQQVTSPQSVPPPQPQQIVQPIPAQPPSLSQPQYQNVQQPPQNRWVAPRNRNAAFGQSGGAGNDSSLAGSAQPSSIPGGESHPVLEKLKAAHSYNPKDFDWNLKNGRVFIIKSYSEDDIHRSIKYSIWCSTEHGNKRLDSAFRSMSSKGPVYLLFSVNGSGHFCGVAEMKSPVDYGTSAGVWSQDKWKGKFDVKWLFVKDVPNNQLRHIRLENNDNKPVTNSRDTQEVPLEKAKQVLKIIATYKHTTSIFDDFSHYEKRQEEEEVVRKVNIQLSNQLEINCHFGFKG from the coding sequence AGTAATAGCTATCCTTCAATGACTGATCCCTACTTGTCCAGCTATTACCCACCATCCATTGGATTTCCCTATTCCCTGAGTGAAGCACCGTGGTCAACTGGTGGCGATCCTCCCATCCCTTACCTCACCACCTATGGACAGCTCAGTAATGGTGATCATCATTTTGTGCATGATGCTGTCTTTGGACAGCCTGGGGGCCTGGGAAACAACATCTACCAACATAGGTTTAATTTCTTCCCTGAAAACCCAGCCTTTTCTGCCTGGGGCACCAGTGGCTCCCAAGGACAGCAGACGCAAAGTTCAGCTTATGGGGGCAGTTACAGCTATCCTCCTAGTTCATTGGGTGGGACCATTGTCGATGGACAGACTGGTTTTCACAATGATACATTAAATAAGGCCCCAGGAATGAACAGCATTGAGCAGGGTATGGTTGGACTTaagatcggtggagatgtgacaACATCAGCAGTGAAGACTGTGGGATCTGTTGTGAACAGTGCTGGAATGGCTGCTGCGTTATCTGGCAATGGTGGACCAAGCATAAGCATGCCAACATCTAAACCCACCTCTTGGGCTGCTATCGCCAGCAAACCAGCAAAGCCACAacctaaaatgaaaacaaaacccaTACCTGTTATTGGAGGAGCCTTACCACCGCCTCCAATAAAACACAATATGGATATAGGTACTTGGGACAACAAGGGACCTGTAGCTAAGCCACCTGCTCCCCAGCAGGTGACATCACCACAGTCTGTCCCTCCACCACAGCCGCAACAGATTGTACAGCCCATCCCAGCTCAACCACCTTCACTCTCCCAACCACAATATCAGAATGTACAGCAGCCTCCCCAGAATCGTTGGGTGGCACCTCGCAACCGCAATGCTGCCTTCGGCCAAAGTGGAGGAGCAGGGAATGACAGCAGCTTGGCAGGCAGTGCCCAGCCCAGCTCTATCCCAGGTGGCGAGTCTCACCCTGTTCTGGAAAAGTTGAAAGCTGCTCACAGCTACAACCCCAAGGACTTTGACTGGAACCTAAAAAATGGCCGTGTGTTCATTATCAAAAGTTACTCAGAGGACGATATCCATCGCTCTATCAAATATTCCATTTGGTGTAGTACAGAGCATGGCAACAAACGCTTGGACAGTGCTTTTCGATCTATGAGTAGCAAGGGCCCTGTCTACTTGCTCTTCAGCGTCAATGGGAGTGGACACTTTTGTGGCGTGGCAGAGATGAAGTCTCCTGTGGACTATGGCACCAGTGCTGGTGTTTGGTCTCAGGACAAGTGGAAGGGAAAGTTTGACGTGAAATGGCTGTTTGTCAAGGACGTACCCAATAATCAGCTGCGGCACATCCGACTGGAGAACAATGACAACAAACCGGTTACAAACTCCCGTGACACACAGGAGGTGCccttagaaaaagcaaaacaagtgCTTAAAATTATTGCAACTTACAAGCACACAACCTCCATCTTTGATGACTTTTCCCATTACGAAAAGCgccaagaggaggaggaagttgtGCGCAAGGTAAACATACAACTTTCTAACCAGCTAGAAATAAATTGTCATTTTGGGTTTAAAGGGTGA
- the YTHDF1 gene encoding YTH domain-containing family protein 1 isoform X4 — protein MSATSVDPQILHGWDVKLQRPKGQDNKVQNGSLHQKDAVHDNDFEPYLSGQSNQSNSYPSMTDPYLSSYYPPSIGFPYSLSEAPWSTGGDPPIPYLTTYGQLSNGDHHFVHDAVFGQPGGLGNNIYQHRFNFFPENPAFSAWGTSGSQGQQTQSSAYGGSYSYPPSSLGGTIVDGQTGFHNDTLNKAPGMNSIEQGMVGLKIGGDVTTSAVKTVGSVVNSAGMAAALSGNGGPSISMPTSKPTSWAAIASKPAKPQPKMKTKPIPVIGGALPPPPIKHNMDIGTWDNKGPVAKPPAPQQVTSPQSVPPPQPQQIVQPIPAQPPSLSQPQYQNVQQPPQNRWVAPRNRNAAFGQSGGAGNDSSLAGSAQPSSIPGGESHPVLEKLKAAHSYNPKDFDWNLKNGRVFIIKSYSEDDIHRSIKYSIWCSTEHGNKRLDSAFRSMSSKGPVYLLFSVNGSGHFCGVAEMKSPVDYGTSAGVWSQDKWKGKFDVKWLFVKDVPNNQLRHIRLENNDNKPVTNSRDTQEVPLEKAKQVLKIIATYKHTTSIFDDFSHYEKRQEEEEVVRKERQTRNKQ, from the exons AGTAATAGCTATCCTTCAATGACTGATCCCTACTTGTCCAGCTATTACCCACCATCCATTGGATTTCCCTATTCCCTGAGTGAAGCACCGTGGTCAACTGGTGGCGATCCTCCCATCCCTTACCTCACCACCTATGGACAGCTCAGTAATGGTGATCATCATTTTGTGCATGATGCTGTCTTTGGACAGCCTGGGGGCCTGGGAAACAACATCTACCAACATAGGTTTAATTTCTTCCCTGAAAACCCAGCCTTTTCTGCCTGGGGCACCAGTGGCTCCCAAGGACAGCAGACGCAAAGTTCAGCTTATGGGGGCAGTTACAGCTATCCTCCTAGTTCATTGGGTGGGACCATTGTCGATGGACAGACTGGTTTTCACAATGATACATTAAATAAGGCCCCAGGAATGAACAGCATTGAGCAGGGTATGGTTGGACTTaagatcggtggagatgtgacaACATCAGCAGTGAAGACTGTGGGATCTGTTGTGAACAGTGCTGGAATGGCTGCTGCGTTATCTGGCAATGGTGGACCAAGCATAAGCATGCCAACATCTAAACCCACCTCTTGGGCTGCTATCGCCAGCAAACCAGCAAAGCCACAacctaaaatgaaaacaaaacccaTACCTGTTATTGGAGGAGCCTTACCACCGCCTCCAATAAAACACAATATGGATATAGGTACTTGGGACAACAAGGGACCTGTAGCTAAGCCACCTGCTCCCCAGCAGGTGACATCACCACAGTCTGTCCCTCCACCACAGCCGCAACAGATTGTACAGCCCATCCCAGCTCAACCACCTTCACTCTCCCAACCACAATATCAGAATGTACAGCAGCCTCCCCAGAATCGTTGGGTGGCACCTCGCAACCGCAATGCTGCCTTCGGCCAAAGTGGAGGAGCAGGGAATGACAGCAGCTTGGCAGGCAGTGCCCAGCCCAGCTCTATCCCAGGTGGCGAGTCTCACCCTGTTCTGGAAAAGTTGAAAGCTGCTCACAGCTACAACCCCAAGGACTTTGACTGGAACCTAAAAAATGGCCGTGTGTTCATTATCAAAAGTTACTCAGAGGACGATATCCATCGCTCTATCAAATATTCCATTTGGTGTAGTACAGAGCATGGCAACAAACGCTTGGACAGTGCTTTTCGATCTATGAGTAGCAAGGGCCCTGTCTACTTGCTCTTCAGCGTCAATGGGAGTGGACACTTTTGTGGCGTGGCAGAGATGAAGTCTCCTGTGGACTATGGCACCAGTGCTGGTGTTTGGTCTCAGGACAAGTGGAAGGGAAAGTTTGACGTGAAATGGCTGTTTGTCAAGGACGTACCCAATAATCAGCTGCGGCACATCCGACTGGAGAACAATGACAACAAACCGGTTACAAACTCCCGTGACACACAGGAGGTGCccttagaaaaagcaaaacaagtgCTTAAAATTATTGCAACTTACAAGCACACAACCTCCATCTTTGATGACTTTTCCCATTACGAAAAGCgccaagaggaggaggaagttgtGCGCAAG GAGCGCCAGACCCGAAACAAACAATAG
- the YTHDF1 gene encoding YTH domain-containing family protein 1 isoform X1, with product MSATSVDPQILHGWDVKLQRPKGQDNKVQNGSLHQKDAVHDNDFEPYLSGQSNQSNSYPSMTDPYLSSYYPPSIGFPYSLSEAPWSTGGDPPIPYLTTYGQLSNGDHHFVHDAVFGQPGGLGNNIYQHRFNFFPENPAFSAWGTSGSQGQQTQSSAYGGSYSYPPSSLGGTIVDGQTGFHNDTLNKAPGMNSIEQGMVGLKIGGDVTTSAVKTVGSVVNSAGMAAALSGNGGPSISMPTSKPTSWAAIASKPAKPQPKMKTKPIPVIGGALPPPPIKHNMDIGTWDNKGPVAKPPAPQQVTSPQSVPPPQPQQIVQPIPAQPPSLSQPQYQNVQQPPQNRWVAPRNRNAAFGQSGGAGNDSSLAGSAQPSSIPGGESHPVLEKLKAAHSYNPKDFDWNLKNGRVFIIKSYSEDDIHRSIKYSIWCSTEHGNKRLDSAFRSMSSKGPVYLLFSVNGSGHFCGVAEMKSPVDYGTSAGVWSQDKWKGKFDVKWLFVKDVPNNQLRHIRLENNDNKPVTNSRDTQEVPLEKAKQVLKIIATYKHTTSIFDDFSHYEKRQEEEEVVRKVNIQLSNQLEINCHFGFKG from the coding sequence AGTAATAGCTATCCTTCAATGACTGATCCCTACTTGTCCAGCTATTACCCACCATCCATTGGATTTCCCTATTCCCTGAGTGAAGCACCGTGGTCAACTGGTGGCGATCCTCCCATCCCTTACCTCACCACCTATGGACAGCTCAGTAATGGTGATCATCATTTTGTGCATGATGCTGTCTTTGGACAGCCTGGGGGCCTGGGAAACAACATCTACCAACATAGGTTTAATTTCTTCCCTGAAAACCCAGCCTTTTCTGCCTGGGGCACCAGTGGCTCCCAAGGACAGCAGACGCAAAGTTCAGCTTATGGGGGCAGTTACAGCTATCCTCCTAGTTCATTGGGTGGGACCATTGTCGATGGACAGACTGGTTTTCACAATGATACATTAAATAAGGCCCCAGGAATGAACAGCATTGAGCAGGGTATGGTTGGACTTaagatcggtggagatgtgacaACATCAGCAGTGAAGACTGTGGGATCTGTTGTGAACAGTGCTGGAATGGCTGCTGCGTTATCTGGCAATGGTGGACCAAGCATAAGCATGCCAACATCTAAACCCACCTCTTGGGCTGCTATCGCCAGCAAACCAGCAAAGCCACAacctaaaatgaaaacaaaacccaTACCTGTTATTGGAGGAGCCTTACCACCGCCTCCAATAAAACACAATATGGATATAGGTACTTGGGACAACAAGGGACCTGTAGCTAAGCCACCTGCTCCCCAGCAGGTGACATCACCACAGTCTGTCCCTCCACCACAGCCGCAACAGATTGTACAGCCCATCCCAGCTCAACCACCTTCACTCTCCCAACCACAATATCAGAATGTACAGCAGCCTCCCCAGAATCGTTGGGTGGCACCTCGCAACCGCAATGCTGCCTTCGGCCAAAGTGGAGGAGCAGGGAATGACAGCAGCTTGGCAGGCAGTGCCCAGCCCAGCTCTATCCCAGGTGGCGAGTCTCACCCTGTTCTGGAAAAGTTGAAAGCTGCTCACAGCTACAACCCCAAGGACTTTGACTGGAACCTAAAAAATGGCCGTGTGTTCATTATCAAAAGTTACTCAGAGGACGATATCCATCGCTCTATCAAATATTCCATTTGGTGTAGTACAGAGCATGGCAACAAACGCTTGGACAGTGCTTTTCGATCTATGAGTAGCAAGGGCCCTGTCTACTTGCTCTTCAGCGTCAATGGGAGTGGACACTTTTGTGGCGTGGCAGAGATGAAGTCTCCTGTGGACTATGGCACCAGTGCTGGTGTTTGGTCTCAGGACAAGTGGAAGGGAAAGTTTGACGTGAAATGGCTGTTTGTCAAGGACGTACCCAATAATCAGCTGCGGCACATCCGACTGGAGAACAATGACAACAAACCGGTTACAAACTCCCGTGACACACAGGAGGTGCccttagaaaaagcaaaacaagtgCTTAAAATTATTGCAACTTACAAGCACACAACCTCCATCTTTGATGACTTTTCCCATTACGAAAAGCgccaagaggaggaggaagttgtGCGCAAGGTAAACATACAACTTTCTAACCAGCTAGAAATAAATTGTCATTTTGGGTTTAAAGGGTGA